From one Dermatophagoides farinae isolate YC_2012a chromosome 5, ASM2471394v1, whole genome shotgun sequence genomic stretch:
- the LOC124499874 gene encoding uncharacterized protein LOC124499874: MSTTSIMIDKNNDDDDEKCGNDDDQSNEMALFPGITISTSSNSSTIMKNKNDDDDNNNNDNIPIITNINSTTSTLTTETIVDNDDKMIVETTPLKQSESQSETIQMKQENVDNTNESNELIDNNDNNVNIQQQQQQQQHQHKSNMLHFKKALIYSSTTTTAINSSSPSKSNTSSLSDQSSLSSSSDHINNISSNEISDQQQIQHEEQNTDTTTTATTNVHNNESERYESQNHSESLTNIIQTHNDDDFDDIDEDAIDDDDDDVIGGDDEDEDDEMIINNHPDMIDDHYDEDDNKTQTADHSIDEHDDEDKEPMDMMVDDSIANSSGADDDQSSTMTIGVSNTSMNIGDSATNVTPSSVSSLASQQPMFNNSVTPTSTAANAIIPPIPQVITHVGRKPLNGPPCSLKTLVDDGILEPMDGSLTYEILGAKFFGDLLANGFIRMSGTNQVFANPSSWANYCRSTIPSTSKDHKNYGSAWSIIRYLGKRLDSYKLRWYRKQKKQFVGGTTNGQNSTSTIGPITVATTTVVGGGTPLNHNHNNSIQIAVSNAGMNTTPTTCKTINRNQSNVGVVNTTTGIITPVGNTTSTVSIDGNSSATLIPFSNGKFNHLNSNGNFTPITQHSFAPNHFSTPIQYPRGSVEYKNIYSMINRDRLYKLDKISAGDPEISGLENISNENVINFNSIDLNNKDVNLDDRTKVACVPFNSVFCLQPFLVTISTNVLLLIDFHSHLISTEVTGYLAGLWDPRAQHLTITQAFPLRCKASKEFESCTLKIKQNLVQKGLILVGWYHSHPRTVPHPSIADIKRQLKYQKQMLMTKKDVRDYSPCVGLICSPFYQNTEATEATTKLTTLFQMFWVMPIFTMGNRNIGRPMQISYQIARDAFLTQDLLVEMRILAAHFAVHQKFIKFNDTFQGESTSYWNKLQESLKTKLPRDLVETQSQAVQNDIQQQALMHFWSFLKNLLLISS, from the exons ATGTCGACAAcatcgataatgattgataaaaataatgatgatgatgatgaaaaatgtggtaatgatgatgatcaatcgaaCGAAATGGCCTTATTTCCTGGTATAACCATATCGACATCATCCAATTCTTCGACaatcatgaaaaacaaaaatgatgatgatgacaacaacaataacgataATATTCCTATAATtacaaatataaattcaacaacatcgacattGACAACCGAAACAAttgttgacaatgatgacaagaTGATTGTTGAAACGACACCACTAAAACAATCTGAATCGCAATCAGAAACgatacaaatgaaacaagaaaatgttgataatactaatgaatcgaatgaattgatcgataataatgataataatgtaaacatacaacaacaacaacaacagcagcagcatcaaCATAAATCAAATATGTTACATTTTAAGAAAGCTTTAATATactcatcaacaacaacgacggcaataaattcatcatcaccatcaaaatCGAATACATCCTCATTATcggatcaatcatcattatcatcatcatcagatcatATCAACAATATATCATCGAATGAGATTagtgatcaacaacaaattcaacatGAAGAACAGAATACcgatacaacaacaacagcaacaacaaatgtacataataatgaatcagaACGTTATGAATCACAGAATCATTCCGAATCATTAACGAATATCATTCAAacacataatgatgacgatttcgatgatattgatgaggatgctattgatgatgatgatgatgatgttattggtggtgatgatgaagatgaagatgatgaaatgattatcaataatcatcctgatatgattgatgatcattatgatgaagatgataacAAAACACAGACGGCTGATCATTCAATCgatgaacatgatgatgaagataaagAACCAATGGATATGATGGTAGATGATTCGATTGCCAATAGTAGCggtgctgatgatgatcaatcttCAACAATGACTATTGGTGTGTCAAATACATCAATGAATATTGGCGATTCAGCCACGAATGTAACGCCATCATCAgtatcatcattagcatCACAACAACCAATGTTCAACAATTCAGTGACACCCACATCGACAGCAGCCAATGCGATTATTCCACCTATACCACAAGTTATCACACATGTTGGCAGAAAACCATTGAATGGTCCACCATGTAGCCTAAAAACATTGGTCGATGATGGCATTCTGGAACCAATGGATGGATCATTGACATATGAAATTTTG gGAGCAAAATTTTTCGGTGATCTATTAGCTAATGGTTTTATTCGAATGTCTGGTACAAATCAAGTATTTGCTAATCCTAGTTCTTGGGCCAATTATTGTCGATCAACTATACCATCAACAAGTAAAGATCATAAAAATTATGGTAGCGCATGGTCAATTATTCGATATCTTGGCAAACGGCTTGATTCATATAAATTACGTTGGtatcgaaaacaaaagaaacaatTCGTTGGTGGAACAACAAATGGTCAAAATTCTACATCAACAATCGGACCCATCACTGTAGCCACAACTACAGTGGTAGGTGGTGGCACTCCtttaaatcataatcataataacagTATTCAAATTGCTGTCAGTAATGCTGGCATGAACACAACACCCACTACCTGTAAAACAATAAATcgtaatcaatcaaatgtagGTGTTGTCAATACTACAACAGGAATCATAACGCCTGTCGGTAATACAACGTCAACAGTTTCTATTGATGGAAATTCTTCGGCCACATTGATACCGTTTTCAAATggcaaattcaatcatcttAATAGTAATGGCAATTTCACTCCGATTACCCAGCATTCATTTGCAccgaatcatttttcaacacCCATACAATATCCTCGTGGTAGTGtggaatataaaaatatatacTCAATGATTAATAGAG ATCGACTTTATAAGCTCGACAAAATTAGTGCTGGTGATCCGGAAATTTCTGGATTGGAAAatatttccaatgaaaatgttatcaatttcaattcaatcgatttaaaTAACAAAGATGTCAATCTGGATGATCGAACTAAAGTTGCCTGTGTACCATTCAATTCAGTGTTTTGTTTACAGCCATTTTTAGTTACCATTTCAACCaatgtattgttgttgattgattttcattcacatttgattTCAACCGAAGTAACAGGATATTTAGCTGGTTTATGGGATCCACGTGCACAACATTTAACCATTACACAAGCATTTCCTCTACGATGTAAAGCatcaaaagaatttgaatcttgtacattgaaaattaaacaGAATCTAGTACAAAAAGGCTTAATATTGGTCGGTTGGTATCATAGCCATCCACGTACAGTACCTCATCCTTCCATTGCCGATATAAAAAGACAACTCAAATATCAGAAACAAATGTTAATGACCAAAAAAGATGTACGCGATTATTCACCATGTGTTGGTCTAATTTGTTCACCATTCTATCAGAATACTGAAGCTACTGAAGCAACCACCAAATTAACTACATTATTTCAAATGTTCTGGGTAATGCCAATATTCACCATGGGTAATCGTAATATTGGTCGGCCAATGCAGATTTCATACCAGATTGCTCGCGATGCCTTTCTCACACAAGATTTACTCGTCGAAATG CGAATTTTAGCCGCTCATTTTGCTGTAcatcaaaaattcataaaattcaatgatacaTTCCAAGGTGAATCAACAAGTTATTGGAATAAATTACaagaatcattgaaaacaaaattaccTCGAGATCTAGTTGAAACACAATCACAAGCAGTACAAAAtgatattcaacaacaagcTTTGATGcatttttggtcatttttaaAGAATCTATTGCTTATCTCTTCATGA
- the Ifrd1 gene encoding interferon-related developmental regulator 1 has product MGRKRDSSKSNNRYSKRHPTKQIIDDNGSDNDSVLNDAASIVSIYSNASHPNARYDLDDGILSGQQSPDYCEEDVNGTIVGNEDGVAHFDDFASKLSMVLEELQSTKSQKDRLRHYDSLVKAFQTRYLGDDYLDNRKMTLQEVIEHGIKRLGDESGSAALILSLTLITIGDECDDFFRSIYGHIERILIDPTAKPLVRSRAATALSLGCFITDYGMEKIAELSNQLLLIAFSPVRGHPDANQLMAVNLLKAMCLNMFNFLSTIADDEFVAELIGPDMNKLIKCLESSHLELRLAAGECIALLYENCMENDLDLHLFNIHELREKFSQLATDSQKSKSKKELRTQRSNFRQILRTIEGDSYGPETIKFGCEKLEIDSWKMKRYYDTFCSVLGSGMNLHLSQNPMLRDIFELGPVLLDQVLNTKNTKLNARNQHETNRKNREMNRSKMRGKRGDFDY; this is encoded by the exons ATGGGTCGAAAACGTGATTCAAGTAAATCGAATAATCGATATTCAAAAC GTCATCCAACCAaacaaatcattgatgataatggttcaGATAATGATTCTGTATTGAATGATGCAGCATCAATTGTATCGATTTATTCTAATGCATCACATCCAAATGCACGTTATGatcttgatgatggtatTCTTAGTGGACAACAAAGCCCTGATTATTGTGAAGAAGATGTTAATGGTACAATCGTTGGCAATGAAGATGGTGTCGcacattttgatgattttgcaTCGAAATTATCGATGGTTCTGGAAGAATTACAATCAACTAAAAGTCAAAAAGATCGTCTACGTCATTATGATTCATTGGTGAAAGCTTTTCAAACTAGATAtcttggtgatgattatctTGACAATAG gAAAATGACACTTCAAGAAGTGATTGAACATGGCATAAAACGACTTGGTGATGAAAGCGGTTCGGCTGCCTTGATTCTTAGCTTGACATTGATTACCATTGGTGATGaatgtgatgattttttccgTTCAATATATGGCCACATTGAAcggattttgattgatccaaCAGCAAAACCATTGGTTCGATCACGAGCAGCCACAGCTTTAAG TTTGGGTTGTTTCATTACCGATTatggaatggaaaaaattgccGAATTGTCGAACCAATTGTTATTGATTGCCTTTTCGCCTGTACGTGGTCATCCAGATGCCAATCAATTGATGGCCGTCAATTTATTGAAAGCAATGTGCCTGAatatgttcaattttttgtctaccattgctgatgatgaatttgttgcCGAATTAATCGGACCagatatgaataaattgatcaaatgttTGGAATCAAGTCATTTAGAGCTACGTTTAGCTGCCGGTGAATGTATTGCATTGttatatgaaaattgtaTGGAAAATGATCTAGATTTGCATTTGTTCAACATACATGAATTACGTGAGAAATTCAGTCAACTAGCAACTGATTCAcagaaatcaaaatcgaaaaaagaaCTTCGTACACAACGATCAAATTTCCGACAAATTCTTCGTACAATTGAAGGTGATTCATATGGGCCTGAAACAATTAAATTTGGATGcgaaaaattggaaattgattcatggaaaatgaaacgtTATTATGATACATTTTGTTCGGTACTCGGTTCAGGTATGAATCTACATCTATCACAAAATCCAATGCTACGAGATATATTTGAACTGGGTCCAGTTTTATTGGATCAAGTGTTGAATACTAAAAACACTAAATTAAATGCC AGAAATCAACATGAAACTAATCGTAAAAATCGTGAAATGAATCGTTCGAAAATGCGTGGTAAACGTGGAGATTTTGATTACTGA
- the LOC124499850 gene encoding LOW QUALITY PROTEIN: uncharacterized protein LOC124499850 (The sequence of the model RefSeq protein was modified relative to this genomic sequence to represent the inferred CDS: deleted 1 base in 1 codon), with protein MVKSKPSNESVNEDVHVMIRKAILTPTRLEYCRQMPMLRSRFSNMANLDYAIRFTILEDNNGVLNSNSDDTIQFHKKTFKKKLEDGFLISNRDYQFLGASPSQMRENGINFYAKDDENRTAETIIANAGNLKEYARNPSKLMARLGLLFSQAIIYHDLSNANVVKTEEIYSEDKKYCFSDGCGLISETIAIDIAEKLPNLFKYVPSAFQFRHGGHKGVLVSYQIKDNHIIYRDSQIKYKAEDPKLGILSYSYPRPVHLCRSLINILYQKGVKETLYKYFNRDTKIIMEAMLTNESALKLLNHYPNFAILFDKLLDSGFSLINEPFLRTILQHVMIFRLKELKTKARVKIPESNGRSAFGVLDETKQLNSGEMFFQYSILDNDGVPTGKTKIIEGEIMVTKIPCTSMGDVRKFKAVNVPDLKHIKDCLVFPAKGNRPHTDEMAGSDLDGDEYAIFWDDDLIFPGKNHEPLDFESHQRPDLANIVKASDMIDFYIEFLTESNLGRIANCHLMFADFHPQGLLSGECIELAKEYSKSLDFQKNGINAKLEREYNADKQFIRPDFMSKLELRQNNYLSRNILGEFYRQCCLIENIVLYADELSPDLQEYIEPQKELILPGWEKYKTLANNAFKEYYYRIVETMETMGIASEAAFLSDLYEKRPEVATYLSHDLSDHIRGVYARQSAGKNPYQKHLLTSAWYAICFEKSTLFQYHYKQRPLLGLPFMISNELINLAYYINLNKSVEPIVTTDEDQSSLNKMIQFSYQECIDWSTKFILCWMEKFQENFFKNYKNIENLSVKFDSKTPMPLRLFLAQYIHDVIDSIAIKKSFKKDEDHCYQDIFYLIDEFFRHLHSLCNEVNTFIIESKIEQILLLPYALFASKFIGHIGSSMSDVSNETLLNITKADFIDMNLKHINRLFNNIIMRKEKLYRYFEFSILDQRYFNCFSSLNEKDKLKWKILTGGLKDIKIPNKYDRKINGRNSVFGWNLKKVNLEFITIKTRGLQPSITLLKLLIGHPHFYEIFTKLSFDHYFI; from the exons ATGGTGAAATCCAAACCATCAAACGAATCTGTTAATGAAGATGTCCATGTAATGATTCGAAAAGCAATTCTAACTCCAACACGTTTAGAATATTGTCGCCAAATGCCAATGCTGAGATCACGTTTCAGTAATATGGCCAATTTGGATTATGCCATTCGATTCACAATATTAGAAGATAATAATGGAGTGCttaattcaaattctgatgatacaattcaatttcacaaGAAAAcatttaagaaaaaattagaagACGGATTTCTTATCTCGAATCGTGATTATCAGTTTTTGGGTGCATCTCCCAGTCAGATGCGAGAAAATGGAATTAATTTCTATgcaaaagatgatgaaaatcgtACTGCTGAAACGATAATAGCTAATGCAGGAAATTTAAAAGAATATGCACGAAATCCATCCAAATTGATGGCTCGTTTAGGCTTGCTTTTCTCACAAGCAATCATATATCATGATCTTTCTAATGCAAATGTTGTTAAAACCGAAGAAATTTATAGTGAAGATAAAAAATATTGCTTTTCCGATGGTTGTGGACTTATTTCCGAAACCATTGCTATTGATATAGCTGAAAAACTGCCAAATTTGTTTAAATATGTTCCATCTGCATTTCAATTCCGTCATGGCGGCCACAAAGGAGTATTGGTTAGTTATCAAATTAAAGATAACCACATTATTTATCGAGATAGCCAAATAAAGTATAAGGCAGAAGATCCTAAACTCGGTATTTTGAGCTATTCGTATCCACGCCCAGTTCATTTATGTCGCTCATTGATCAACATATTATATCAAAAAGGTGTAAAGGAAActttatataaatattttaatcGTGATACGAAAATTATAATGGAAGCAATGTTAACGAATGAATCGGCcttgaaattattgaatcacTATCCGAATTTTGCCATTTTATTTGACAAATTGTTGGATTCAGgattttcattaatcaaCGAGCCATTTCTCCGTACCATTTTGCAACATGTAATGATTTTTCGattaaaagaattgaaaacaaaagcTAGAGTTAAAATTCCCGAATCTAATGGTCGTTCGGCATTTGGTGTGCTCGATGAGACAAAACAACTAAATTCTGGTGAAATGTTTTTCCAATACAGTATATTGGACAATGACGGTGTACCTACAGGAAAAACTAAAATTATTGAAGGTGAAATCATGGTTACCAAAATT CCATGCACTTCTATGGGAGATGTTAGAAAATTCAAAGCGGTTAATGTACCAGATTTGAAACACATCAAAGATTGTCTGGTGTTTCCAGCAAAAGGAAACCGTCCACATACTGATGAAATGGCTGGTTCAGATTTAGACGGTGATGAATATGCAATTTTTtgggatgatgatttaatttttcctgGTAAAAATCATGAACCATTAGATTTTGAAAGTCATCAACGACCAGATTTGGCGAATATTGTCAAAGCATCTGACATGATCGATTTTTATATAGAATTTTTGACTGAATCAAATCTGGGTAGAATAGCCAATTGTCATCTAATGTTTGCAGATTTTCATCCTCAAGGATTACTATCTGGCGAATGTATTGAATTGGCTAAAGAATACAGTAAATCATTGGATTTTCAGAAAAATGGTATCAACGCTAAATTGGAACG TGAATATAATGCTGATAAACAATTTATACGGCCTGATTTCATGAGTAAACTAGAATTGAgacaaaataattatttatcTCGAAATATTCTTGGCGAATTCTATCGACAGTGTTGTCTGATCGAAAATATTGTTTTATATGCTGATGAATTATCACCAGATTTGCAGGAATATATTGAACCACAGAAAGAATTAATCCTTCCAG gatgggaaaaatataaaacattGGCTAATAACGCATTCAAAGAATACTATTATCGTATTGTGGAAACAATGGAAACGATGGGCATTGCTTCAGAAGCTGCATTTTTATCGgatttatatgaaaaacgTCCCGAAGTTGCAACTTATTTATCTCACGATCTTTCCGATCATATTCGAGGTGTTTATGCTAGACAATCGGCTGGAAAAAATCCATATCAAAAACATCTTTTAACATCGGCTTGGTATGCGATTTGTTTCGAGAAATCAACTTTatttcaatatcattataAACAACGGCCATTGCTTGGTTTACCATTCATGATATCcaatgaattgatcaatttggcTTATTACATCAATCTAAATAAATCTGTTGAGCCAATTGTAACAACAGATGaagatcaatcatcattgaataaaatgattcaattttcctATCAGGAATGTATCGATTGGTCTACGAAATTCATACTTTGttggatggaaaaatttcaagaaaattttttcaaaaactataaaaatattgaaaatttgtccgtgaaatttgattcaaaaacacCAATGCCATTACGATTATTTCTTGCTCAATATATTCAT GATGTTATCGATTCAATTGCtattaaaaaatcattcaaaaaagatGAAGATCATTGTTATCAAGATATTTTCTATTTaatcgatgaattttttcgacATTTACATTCCTTATGTAATGAAGTGaatacatttattattgaatcgaaaatcgAACAAATTTTACTGTTACCATATGCTTTGTTTGCATCCAAATTCATTGGACATATTGGCTCATCTATGAGTgatgtttcaaatgaaacGCTGCTTAATATTACTAAAGCTGATTTTATTGACATGAACTTGAAACACATTAATcgattattcaataatataaTCATGCGTAAAGAAAAGCTTTATCGTtactttgaattttcaatattggaCCAACGTTATTTTAATTGcttttcatcattg aaCGAGAAAGATAaattaaaatggaaaattttgacTGGTGGATTAAAAGATATTAAGATACCAAATAAATATGATCGAAAAATTAATGGCCGAAATTCTGTATTTGGTTGGAATCTTAAAAAAGTTAATTTGGAATTTATTACAATTAAAACCAGAGGTTTACAGCCATCAATAACGTTATTGAAATTGCTTATTGGACATCCACATTTTTATGAAATCTTTacaaaattgtcatttgatcattatttcatttaa
- the LOC124499871 gene encoding uncharacterized protein LOC124499871 → MSSLNVNNNCNLLINNNGQYDIINRNAGHFYHHPHQYVQQQPQQPMNTSSSSLISRQSWTNNNTVDKFSSRDVISPVMINSNNNINNNNNNNNDRTIGTSKFSQPFSTTFHNTAKSQQINNNNQNFSTPLSIADNNRISHNNIQLSNDNNNNNSSMTLNDGITGNDVVVNNGQIINDNHTMPLPQDWEHAIDPESGRKYFVNHNNRETQWFDPRDVYTKPATFADCIGDELPVGWEQACHPLLGNYFIDHKRRINQLDDPRIEWLAVQANMVIGYLEQASAVNENEQITSTQQQQQQQQDQQIYSNTESMVAAANHSSISINEMANTSNNNVTAVENDYMNRNDLALAINNIQIDDLNINGDNTNQHQQSTTVNTNNRSINKINLQFDENSAYAVIDCYSRQQHQQHNNSNDDLDNYANLSLYNQTTNNVSHPTIDTIFDQSLLSATPQPASILPPALPSMPPPLSSIRSAISSQSIGNNYSHINNNINNNNNNNNSRTSSMQSLVAIPSYNKNHNHYGQLSSPPPPPLMTSHQYRQNPLLLQQSLTEAKQRVEQLKRELCSPSSTSPTITMSANNIADHHHHHNNTMMIQSSSSPIQTPPLPSSSSSSSSYIKNQNSIPQNHHSNGQSKTNIVPTNRTNDHNNHIFSIIDRYYTKDGQKHTNAIEV, encoded by the exons atgtcatcattaaatgttaataataattgtaacctattgattaataataatggccaatATGATATTATTAATCGAAATGCTGGTcatttctatcatcatcctcatcaatatgtacaacaacaaccgcaACAACCAATGAatacctcatcatcatcattaatatcaaGACAATCATggactaataataatacggtggataaattttcatccagAGATGTTATATCACCTGTAATGATAAATTCtaacaacaatataaataataataataataataataatgatcgaaCAATTGGAACTAGCAAATTTTCACAACCATTTTCCACAACATTCCATAATACGGCGAAATCACAAcagattaataataataaccagaatttttcaacaccattatcaatagctgataataatcgaattagtcataataatattcaactttccaatgataataataataataattcatcaatgacGTTAAATGATGGTATCACTGgaaatgatgttgttgttaacaaTGGTCAaataattaatgataatcatacaATGCCATTACCACAAGATTGGGAACATGCTATCGATCCTGAATCAGGtcgaaaatattttgttaatcataataatagaGAAACACAATGGTTTGATCCACGTGATGT CTATACAAAACCGGCTACATTTGCTGATTGTATTGGTGATGAATTACCTGTTGGTTGGGAACAAGCATGTCATCCATTATTGGGAAATTATTTTATCGATCATAAACgacgaatcaatcaattagatGATCCAAGAATTGAATGGTTAGCTGTACAGGCCAATATGGTTATCGGTTATCTTGAACAGGCTAGTGctgtaaatgaaaatgagcAAATTACATCaacgcaacaacaacaacaacaacaacaagaccAACAAATTTATTCTAATACAGAATCTATGGTTGCTGCTGCTAATCACTCATCAATATCGATAAATGAAATGGCCAATactagtaataataatgtgactgctgttgaaaatgattatatgaaTCGAAATGATTTAGCTTTGGCtattaataatattcaaattgatgatttaaacattaatggtgataatacGAATCAACACCAGCAATCGACTACCGTAAATACtaataatcgatcaatcaataagaTTAATCtacaatttgatgaaaattctgcTTATGCTGTCATCGATTGTTATTcaagacaacaacatcaacaacataataatagtaatgatgatCTGGATAATTATGCTAACCtttcattatataatcaaACGACAAACAATGTTAGCCATCCTACTATTGATAcgatttttgatcaatcattattatcagcaACACCACAACCAGCTTCTATTTTACCTCCTGCATTACCATCAatgccaccaccattatcatcaatacgGTCAGCAATTTCATCACAATCGATTGGAAATAATTATTCTCATATTAATaacaatatcaataataataacaacaataataatagccgTACATCATCGATGCAATCATTGGTGGCCATACCAAGCTATAATaagaatcataatcattatggtcaattatcatcaccaccaccgccaccactaATGACAAGCCACCAATATCGACagaatccattattattacaacaatcattaaCAGAAGCAAAACAACGTGTTGAACAATTAAAACGTGAACTttgttcaccatcatcaacatcaccaaCGATAACAATGTCAGCAAATAATATtgctgatcatcatcatcatcataataatactatgatgatacaatcatcatcatcaccaatacaAACACCACCactgccatcatcatcatcatcatcatcgtcatatataaaaaatcaaaattcaattcctcaaaatcatcattcaaatggaCAATCGAAAACGAATATAGTGCCAACTAATCGAAccaatgatcataataatcatatattttccattattgatCGTTATTATACTAAAGATGGCCAAAAACATACGAATGCTATCGAAGTGTGA
- the LOC124499920 gene encoding thioredoxin, mitochondrial, producing the protein MDKLLRINRFLAKNFIVNTSSSRSIHLTQNRMDIFKIQDENDYKEKVLKNSEKKLVILDFFATWCGPCKQLTPRLETVIGGKATNVDLAKVDVDELDQLAAEYQVQSIPAIFAIKNGKVIDQFVGSRDDDQLKAFIDGALAK; encoded by the exons ATGGATAAATTATTACgtatcaatcgatttttggctaaaaatttcattgtaaacacatcatcatcacgttcaattcatttgacaCAAAATCGTATGgatatattcaaaattcaagatgaaaatgattacaaggaaaaagttttgaaaaattcggaaaaaaaattggttattCTAGATTTTTTTGCAAC ctgGTGTGGTCCTTGTAAACAATTGACACCACGTTTAGAAACAGTAATTGGTGGCAAAGCAACAAATGTGGATCTAGCTAAAGTTGATGTCGATGAATTGGATCAATTGGCTGCCGAATATCAAGTACAATCGATACCGGCAATATTTGCcataaaaaatggaaaagtaatcgatcaatttgttggatcacgtgatgatgatcaattgaaaGCGTTTATCGATGGTGCATTAGctaaataa